The Microcebus murinus isolate Inina chromosome 4, M.murinus_Inina_mat1.0, whole genome shotgun sequence genome has a segment encoding these proteins:
- the C4H11orf97 gene encoding uncharacterized protein C11orf97 homolog → MATRDASRYPDARGGAQQASCSEPGRRPRGMRGQEAVMVTAAVTPEAGRDGEQPRQPPAGLGSRARGEPGRGGPQEPGKQWKQFLYCEPHKRIKEVLEEELYIKRDECHIKNPPAVALEGIWSIKRNLPVGGLKPGLPSRNSLLPQAKYYSRHGGLRR, encoded by the exons ATGGCAACCCGAGACGCCTCGCGGTACCCGGATGCCCGCGGCGGAGCTCAGCAGGCCAGCTGCTCGGAGCCGGGCAGGAGACCCCGCGGCATGAGGGGACAGGAGGCGGTGATGGTGACCGCGGCGGTGACGCCCGAGGCGGGCCGCGACGGGGAGCAGCCTCGGCAGCCGCCggcggggctggggagcagggcgCGCGGGGAGCCCGGCCGCGGTGGCCCCCAGGAGCCCGGCAAACAGT GGAAGCAATTTTTATATTGTGAGCCACATAAGAGAATTAAGGAAGTACTGGAAGAAGAACTTTATATTAAGAGAGATGAATGCCACATTAAAAATCCACCTGCAG TGGCCTTGGAAGGGATCTGGAGCATTAAAAGGAATCTCCCTGTGGGAGGCTTGAAGCCAGGACTGCCGAGCAGAAACAGTTTATTGCCGCAAGCCAAGTACTATTCCAGGCACGGAGGGCTGAGAA gATAA
- the FUT4 gene encoding LOW QUALITY PROTEIN: alpha-(1,3)-fucosyltransferase 4 (The sequence of the model RefSeq protein was modified relative to this genomic sequence to represent the inferred CDS: inserted 3 bases in 2 codons), whose protein sequence is MRRLWGAAREPRSTGWGGERAGTQQETPGAXTRAGQGHRGGAGRAAPGCAAWPAHLALAARPARDSGGXGAGPRPLDSETAPSGSRARGGWQRRREPQQQHESRCRSSTPADARRAAAALPARAMGAPWGSVAGWRRRGRRTGRGPRWTASALAAAGLLCTALAAYACWEQLPPLPWGSPAPSRPVGVLLWWEPFGGRGGAARQPPDCRLRFNISGCRLLTDRAAYGEAQAVLFHHRDLVRGPPDWPPPWGARVRIAEELELRVLNDEEEAAAAAKALAISSPRPPGQRWVWMNFESPSYSPGLHNLASDLFNWTLSYRADSDVFVPYGYLYPRSHPSDQPLGLAPPLARKRGLVAWVVSHWDERQARVRYYHQLSQHIPVDVFGRGGPGQPVPDSGLLHTVARYKFYLAFENSQHLDYITEKLWRNSLLAGAVPVVLGPDRANYERFVPRSAFIHVDDFPSAASLAAYLLFLDRNPAVYRRYFSWRRSYAVHITSFWDEPWCRACQAVQVAGDRPKSIRNLASWFER, encoded by the exons ATGAGGCGCCTGTGGGGCGCGGCCCGGGAGCCCAGGAGCACCGGCTGGGGTGGGGAGCGGGCGGGGACGCAGCAAGAGACGCCCGGGGC GACCCGAGCTGGCCAGGGGCatcggggcggggcggggcgggcggcgccaGGCTGCGCTGCCTGGCCGGCTCACCTCGCTCTGGCGGCGCGCCCCGCCCGGGACTCAGGAG GGGGAGCCGGCCCGCGGCCTCTGGATTCCGAGACCGCCCCCTCCGGCTCCCGGGCCCGCGGCGGGTGGCAGCGACGGCGGGAGCCGCAGCAGCAGCATGAAAGCCGGTGCCGTTCCTCCACGCCAGCGGACGCGCGGCGAGCGGCGGCGGCTCTGCCTGCGCGCGCCATGGGGGCGCCGTGGGGCTCGGTGGCGGGctggcggcggcgcgggcggcgcaCGGGCCGGGGGCCGCGGTGGACCGCCTCGGCGCTGGCGGCTGCCGGCCTGCTGTGTACCGCGCTGGCCGCCTACGCCTGCTGGGAGCAGCTGCCGCCGCTGCCCTGGGGATCCCCCGCCCCGTCGCGGCCGGTGGGCGTGCTGCTGTGGTGGGAGCCCTTCGGGGGGCGCGGCGGTGCCGCGAGGCAGCCCCCCGACTGCCGGCTGCGCTTCAACATCAGCGGCTGCCGCCTGCTCACCGACCGCGCGGCCTATGGGGAGGCTCAGGCTGTGCTCTTCCACCACCGTGACCTCGTGAGGGGACCACCCGACTGGCCCCCGCCCTGGGGTGCCCGGGTGCGCATCGCGGAGGAGCTGGAGCTGCGCGTTTTAAACGACGAGGAggaagcggcggcggcggccaaaGCCCTGGCGATCTCGAGCCCCAGACCCCCGGGCCAACGTTGGGTGTGGATGAACTTTGAGTCACCCTCCTACTCCCCGGGACTGCACAACCTGGCAAGTGACCTCTTCAACTGGACGCTCTCCTACCGGGCCGACTCGGATGTCTTCGTGCCTTATGGCTACCTCTACCCCAGGAGCCACCCCAGCGACCAGCCATTAGGTCTGGCCCCACCGCTGGCCCGGAAACGCGGGCTGGTGGCCTGGGTGGTGAGCCACTGGGACGAGCGCCAGGCCCGGGTGCGCTACTACCACCAGCTGAGCCAGCACATACCTGTGGACGTGTTCGGCCGGGGCGGGCCAGGACAGCCGGTGCCTGACAGCGGGCTCCTGCACACAGTGGCCCGCTACAAATTCTACCTGGCTTTTGAGAACTCTCAGCACCTGGATTATATCACGGAAAAGCTCTGGCGCAACTCGTTGCTCGCCGGGGCGGTGCCAGTGGTGCTGGGCCCAGACCGTGCCAACTACGAGCGCTTCGTGCCCCGCAGCGCCTTCATCCACGTGGACGACTTCCCTAGTGCCGCTTCCCTGGCCGCCTACCTGCTCTTCCTGGACCGCAACCCTGCAGTCTACCGCCGCTACTTCAGCTGGCGCCGGAGCTACGCAGTGCACATCACCTCTTTCTGGGATGAGCCTTGGTGCCGGGCCTGCCAGGCCGTGCAGGTGGCTGGGGACCGGCCCAAGAGCATACGCAACCTGGCCAGCTGGTTTGAACGGTGA